The following are encoded together in the Streptomyces sp. NBC_01465 genome:
- the hemC gene encoding hydroxymethylbilane synthase, whose protein sequence is MSDALRLGTRRSKLAMAQSGMIAEAVQQITGRAVELVEITTYGDTSREHLAQIGGTGVFVTALRDALVRGEVDFAVHSLKDLPTAQPDDLVLAAIPVREDPRDVLVARDGLTFEQLPDGARVGTGSPRRMAQLNAYARSHGLRIETVPIRGNIDTRVGYVRSGELDAVVLAAAGLNRIGRGAEVTDFLPTDTILPAPGQGALAVECTAADADLVAQLAELDDPYTRAAVTAERSLLAALEAGCSAPVGALADVLADGQNHTEMRLRGVVGSIDGSELVQLSTTGPVPTSHEGIVALGRELASEMLAKGAAGLMGERAR, encoded by the coding sequence ATGAGTGATGCCTTGAGGCTCGGGACCAGGCGAAGCAAGCTCGCCATGGCCCAGTCAGGAATGATCGCCGAGGCGGTGCAGCAGATCACCGGCCGTGCCGTGGAGCTCGTCGAGATCACCACGTACGGGGACACCTCGCGTGAGCACCTCGCGCAGATCGGCGGCACGGGAGTCTTCGTGACCGCGCTGCGCGATGCGCTGGTGCGAGGTGAAGTCGACTTCGCCGTCCACTCGTTGAAGGACCTGCCGACCGCGCAGCCCGACGATCTGGTGCTGGCCGCGATTCCCGTACGGGAGGACCCGCGCGACGTCCTCGTCGCACGCGACGGGCTGACCTTCGAGCAGCTGCCGGACGGGGCCCGCGTGGGCACCGGTTCGCCGCGGCGCATGGCGCAGCTGAACGCGTACGCGCGCAGCCACGGGCTGCGCATCGAGACCGTGCCGATCCGGGGGAACATCGACACCCGCGTCGGATACGTACGAAGTGGTGAGCTGGATGCGGTGGTTCTTGCCGCCGCCGGGCTCAACCGCATCGGGCGGGGCGCGGAAGTCACCGACTTCCTCCCCACCGACACCATCCTGCCCGCCCCCGGCCAGGGGGCCCTGGCAGTCGAGTGCACGGCAGCCGATGCCGACCTCGTTGCCCAGCTCGCCGAGCTCGACGACCCGTACACTCGGGCCGCCGTGACCGCCGAGCGATCTCTGCTCGCCGCCCTGGAGGCCGGTTGCAGTGCGCCTGTTGGTGCACTGGCCGACGTCCTGGCCGACGGGCAGAACCACACTGAAATGCGCCTGCGCGGCGTCGTCGGCTCGATCGACGGCTCCGAGCTGGTGCAGCTGTCCACCACCGGTCCCGTACCCACGTCGCACGAAGGCATTGTGGCTCTGGGGCGCGAACTCGCGTCCGAGATGCTCGCCAAGGGTGCGGCCGGTCTTATGGGGGAGCGAGCACGATGA
- a CDS encoding MFS transporter, which yields MAGGWGQRRALGRRFRWLWGAFAVSSYGTALGFGAFPLIAILVLHSGPTQVAALAAAGRAVGAVVAVPLGPWVEFRRKRPVMIATDLIRFAAMMSIPVAFALGILTFTQLLLVSILVAAANIAFRSASGAYLKTLLPPEDLLVANSRFESTTWTSTVVGPPLGGAAMALFGPVTTVIADAVSYLLSALGIRAIGGSEPHPERPKTPRLRASDLLDGWRFILADRTQRALFLNTLSVSGLIMATEPLLAVLLLGHLGYAPWQYGLVFAAPCIGGLLGSRIARPLVERFGQHRVLITSGVLRACWPLGLAFVPSGVLGMVLIGVLQFGLVTCIGVFNPLQATHRLQHTAPDRVARTLSAWSISTSASIAALTALWGVLAAMTTPRFAIGAAGALLLATPLLLPRRAKESPTVVAPREDAAEAATGGSTR from the coding sequence GTGGCAGGTGGGTGGGGGCAGCGGCGCGCCCTGGGGCGGCGCTTCCGCTGGCTGTGGGGGGCCTTCGCGGTCAGTTCGTACGGCACCGCGCTCGGCTTCGGCGCCTTCCCCCTGATCGCCATCCTCGTCCTGCACTCGGGGCCGACCCAGGTGGCAGCTCTGGCGGCCGCCGGTCGGGCCGTGGGGGCCGTCGTCGCGGTGCCGCTCGGACCGTGGGTGGAGTTCCGCCGCAAGCGGCCCGTCATGATCGCAACGGACCTGATCCGCTTCGCCGCGATGATGAGCATCCCCGTCGCCTTCGCGCTCGGCATCCTCACCTTCACGCAACTCCTCCTCGTCTCGATCCTCGTCGCCGCGGCCAACATCGCCTTCAGATCGGCGAGCGGCGCGTACCTCAAGACCCTCCTCCCCCCGGAGGACCTGCTCGTCGCCAACAGCCGCTTCGAATCGACGACTTGGACCTCGACGGTCGTAGGACCCCCGCTCGGCGGAGCCGCGATGGCGCTCTTCGGCCCGGTGACGACCGTGATCGCCGACGCGGTCAGCTATCTCCTCTCCGCGCTCGGCATCCGCGCGATCGGCGGCAGCGAGCCGCACCCCGAGCGCCCGAAGACGCCCCGGCTGCGCGCGAGCGACCTGCTGGACGGCTGGCGCTTCATCCTCGCGGACCGCACCCAGCGCGCCCTCTTCCTCAACACCCTCTCCGTGAGCGGCCTGATCATGGCGACGGAGCCCCTGCTCGCCGTGCTCCTCCTGGGCCACCTCGGCTACGCACCCTGGCAGTACGGACTCGTCTTCGCGGCCCCCTGCATCGGCGGCCTCCTCGGCTCCCGCATCGCGCGGCCGCTGGTGGAGCGGTTCGGGCAGCACCGGGTGCTCATCACCTCCGGTGTGCTGCGGGCGTGCTGGCCCCTGGGGCTGGCGTTCGTGCCGTCGGGGGTACTGGGGATGGTGCTGATCGGGGTCCTGCAGTTCGGCCTGGTGACGTGCATCGGGGTGTTCAACCCCCTGCAGGCCACCCACCGCCTGCAGCACACCGCCCCCGACCGCGTGGCCCGCACGCTCTCCGCCTGGTCGATCAGCACGAGCGCCTCGATCGCGGCGCTGACAGCGCTGTGGGGCGTACTGGCCGCGATGACGACCCCGCGCTTCGCGATCGGGGCGGCGGGTGCCCTGCTCCTCGCGACCCCGCTGCTGCTGCCGCGCCGCGCAAAGGAGTCCCCCACCGTCGTGGCGCCCCGCGAGGATGCGGCGGAAGCGGCCACAGGGGGCAGCACCCGCTAG
- the hemB gene encoding porphobilinogen synthase yields the protein MSSSFPGARPRRLRTNPAMRRMVAETRLHPSDLILPAFVREGISEPTPISAMPGVVQHTRDTLRKAAVEAVSAGVAGIMLFGVPEDAKKDAVGSAGTDPDGILQVALRDVRAEVGDDLVIMSDLCLDEYTDHGHCGVLTEDGRVDNDATLERYAEMAQVQADAGAHVVGPSGMMDGQVGVVRDALDQIGKEDVSILAYTVKYSSAFYGPFREAVGSSLTGDRKTYQQDPANVRESMRELALDLEEGADMVMVKPAGPYLDVLARVADSVDVPVAAYQISGEYSMIEAAAERGWIDRDKAIMESLTGIKRAGANMILTYWATEVARQF from the coding sequence GTGAGTTCTTCGTTCCCGGGGGCCAGGCCCCGCCGACTGCGCACCAACCCCGCGATGCGGCGGATGGTCGCGGAGACGCGGCTGCACCCGTCCGATCTGATCCTTCCCGCCTTCGTACGGGAGGGAATCAGCGAGCCGACGCCGATCTCGGCGATGCCGGGCGTCGTCCAGCACACGCGGGACACCTTGCGGAAGGCGGCAGTCGAAGCTGTCTCGGCCGGTGTCGCGGGGATCATGCTCTTCGGGGTGCCGGAGGACGCGAAGAAGGACGCCGTCGGGTCGGCGGGGACCGATCCGGACGGGATTCTGCAGGTCGCGCTGCGGGACGTGCGGGCCGAGGTGGGCGACGATCTCGTGATCATGTCCGACCTGTGCCTGGACGAGTACACCGACCACGGGCACTGCGGAGTGCTGACGGAGGACGGGCGCGTCGACAACGACGCGACGCTGGAGCGGTACGCCGAGATGGCGCAGGTCCAGGCGGACGCGGGCGCCCATGTGGTGGGGCCGAGCGGGATGATGGACGGTCAAGTCGGTGTCGTGCGCGACGCGTTGGACCAGATCGGGAAGGAGGACGTCTCGATCCTGGCGTACACCGTCAAGTACTCGTCCGCCTTCTACGGTCCGTTCCGGGAGGCTGTTGGTTCGTCGCTGACCGGTGACCGCAAGACGTACCAGCAGGACCCGGCCAATGTGCGCGAGTCGATGCGGGAGCTGGCACTCGACCTGGAGGAGGGCGCGGACATGGTCATGGTGAAGCCGGCCGGGCCCTACCTGGACGTGCTGGCGCGGGTCGCGGACTCGGTGGACGTGCCGGTCGCCGCGTACCAGATCAGCGGGGAGTACTCGATGATCGAGGCCGCCGCCGAGCGCGGGTGGATCGACCGGGACAAGGCGATCATGGAGTCGCTGACGGGGATCAAGCGGGCGGGCGCGAACATGATCCTGACGTACTGGGCGACGGAGGTCGCGCGGCAGTTCTGA
- a CDS encoding carboxymuconolactone decarboxylase family protein: MPHTHPFPNHTLDSAPEAARRPMQATVNHLGYLPTPVARMATSPQTLDGFLKLSALFETTTLAPLARETVILTMATRNNCHICIAMHTRTLTTLEADPALIEALRTEKPLPTPELEAVRAFTLEVLATAGDVSPDALDAFLSHGYTQQNALEVVLGIGTYTISTLANRLTGAPVDDQLKAFA; the protein is encoded by the coding sequence ATGCCGCACACCCACCCCTTCCCCAACCACACCCTCGACTCCGCCCCCGAAGCCGCCCGCCGCCCCATGCAGGCCACCGTCAACCACCTCGGCTACCTCCCCACCCCGGTCGCCCGCATGGCCACCTCACCCCAGACCCTCGACGGATTCCTCAAGCTCAGCGCCCTCTTCGAGACGACCACCCTCGCGCCCCTCGCCCGCGAGACCGTCATCCTCACCATGGCCACCCGCAACAACTGCCACATCTGCATCGCCATGCACACCCGCACGCTCACCACCCTCGAAGCAGACCCGGCCCTCATAGAAGCCCTCCGCACCGAAAAGCCCCTGCCCACCCCCGAGTTGGAAGCCGTACGCGCCTTCACCCTCGAAGTCCTCGCCACCGCCGGCGACGTCTCCCCCGACGCCCTCGACGCCTTCCTCAGCCACGGCTACACCCAGCAGAACGCCCTGGAAGTCGTCCTCGGCATCGGTACGTACACGATCTCCACCCTCGCCAACCGCCTCACCGGCGCCCCGGTCGACGACCAGCTCAAAGCCTTCGCCTGA
- a CDS encoding redox-sensing transcriptional repressor Rex: protein MATGRTHRPATRSRGIPEATVARLPLYLRALTGLSERSVPTVSSEELAAAAGVNSAKLRKDFSYLGSYGTRGVGYDVEYLVYQISRELGLTQDWPVVIVGIGNLGAALANYGGFASRGFRVAALIDADPAMAGKPVAGMPVQHSDDLEKIITDNGVSIGVIATPAGAAQPVCDRLVAAGVTSILNFAPTVLSVPEGVDVRKVDLSIELQILAFHEQRKAGESAAADERKGPDGELPAVMPA from the coding sequence GTGGCAACTGGCCGAACTCACCGACCGGCGACCCGTAGCCGAGGAATCCCCGAGGCCACCGTCGCCCGACTTCCGTTGTACCTCCGCGCCCTCACCGGGCTTTCGGAGCGTTCCGTACCCACCGTTTCATCCGAGGAACTGGCCGCTGCGGCCGGGGTCAACTCCGCGAAACTGCGGAAGGACTTCTCGTATCTCGGGTCCTACGGGACGCGTGGGGTGGGATACGACGTCGAGTACCTCGTCTATCAGATCTCGCGCGAGCTGGGGCTCACCCAGGACTGGCCGGTCGTGATTGTCGGTATCGGTAATCTCGGTGCCGCGCTGGCGAATTACGGGGGATTCGCCTCCCGCGGGTTCCGGGTCGCGGCCCTGATCGACGCCGATCCCGCGATGGCCGGGAAGCCCGTCGCCGGAATGCCCGTGCAGCACAGTGACGATCTCGAAAAGATCATTACGGACAACGGTGTCTCCATCGGGGTCATCGCGACTCCGGCCGGCGCCGCGCAGCCCGTGTGCGACCGGCTGGTCGCAGCGGGTGTCACCTCGATCCTCAACTTCGCGCCCACCGTGCTGTCCGTGCCGGAAGGCGTGGACGTACGGAAGGTCGATCTCTCCATCGAGCTGCAGATCCTCGCCTTCCACGAGCAGCGCAAGGCCGGCGAGAGCGCTGCGGCCGACGAGCGGAAGGGACCCGACGGGGAGCTGCCCGCCGTGATGCCGGCATGA
- a CDS encoding TetR/AcrR family transcriptional regulator translates to MERGSTAAATAAGQEPAAARHRGNRHGRSEQARQAVLEAADDLLVEKGFTGVTIEGIAARAGVAKQTVYRWWKTKTDVLLDAFLQDAAEALTPPDHGDLAQDLRAHLHQLALFLTRSDAGAVFKALIGHAQHDPAFAAALRSGYLDEQRRRDLAPLERAVERGELAAGLDMAAEIDQLVGPVYHRVLVTAEPVDRAFTDRLVEAFLQRTDQGNR, encoded by the coding sequence ATGGAGCGAGGAAGTACGGCCGCTGCTACGGCGGCCGGGCAGGAACCGGCGGCGGCGCGCCATCGCGGCAACAGGCACGGCCGCAGCGAACAGGCCCGCCAAGCAGTGCTCGAGGCGGCCGACGACCTCCTGGTCGAGAAGGGCTTCACCGGAGTCACCATCGAAGGCATCGCCGCCCGGGCGGGCGTCGCCAAGCAGACCGTCTACCGCTGGTGGAAGACCAAGACCGACGTCCTCCTGGACGCCTTCCTCCAGGACGCGGCCGAAGCCCTGACCCCGCCGGACCACGGCGACCTGGCCCAGGACCTCCGCGCCCACCTGCACCAACTGGCCCTGTTCCTCACCCGGTCCGACGCGGGCGCCGTCTTCAAGGCCCTCATCGGGCACGCCCAGCACGATCCCGCGTTCGCCGCCGCCCTGCGGTCCGGATACCTCGACGAGCAGCGCCGACGCGACCTCGCCCCCCTGGAACGCGCGGTGGAACGCGGCGAGCTCGCCGCCGGACTCGACATGGCGGCGGAGATCGACCAACTCGTGGGACCGGTCTACCACCGCGTCCTGGTGACGGCGGAACCCGTCGACCGGGCTTTCACCGACCGCCTCGTCGAGGCGTTCCTGCAGCGCACGGACCAAGGGAACAGATGA
- a CDS encoding AAA family ATPase codes for MIVWLNGTHGAGKTTTSALVQELIPDSLVFDAEKVGETLMDIKPGLPATNNFQHWPPWRPLVVETARHVLEYTGGTLVMPMTVLVEEYWREISAGLAKYGIPVRHFVLHADQETLRGRIEGDSPEGTWGFRLEYLEPYAEAARTWLHEEAEVVDTTHITPAQAARQIAEAVTG; via the coding sequence ATGATCGTATGGCTGAACGGAACCCATGGGGCGGGCAAGACGACGACCAGTGCGCTGGTGCAGGAACTGATCCCGGATTCGCTGGTGTTCGACGCCGAGAAGGTCGGCGAGACGCTGATGGACATCAAGCCGGGGCTCCCCGCGACGAACAACTTCCAGCACTGGCCGCCGTGGCGGCCGCTGGTGGTCGAGACCGCGCGTCACGTACTGGAGTACACGGGCGGCACGCTGGTGATGCCGATGACGGTCCTGGTCGAGGAGTACTGGCGCGAGATCAGCGCGGGGCTGGCCAAGTACGGCATCCCCGTACGGCACTTCGTGCTCCACGCGGATCAGGAGACCCTGCGGGGGCGCATCGAGGGGGACAGTCCCGAGGGCACCTGGGGGTTCCGCCTCGAATACCTGGAGCCGTACGCGGAGGCGGCCCGCACCTGGCTGCACGAGGAGGCGGAGGTCGTCGACACGACGCACATCACGCCGGCTCAGGCTGCGCGGCAGATCGCGGAGGCGGTCACTGGATGA
- a CDS encoding O-methyltransferase — MTTTGTPVNTLEDPRVAAALARMFRHAEQDEETSRRIRAALPEGSAPLGPQEQADAKAEVYMPISAQGGRLLYNLIRAVRPATVVEFGTSFGISTLHLAAAVRDNGTGRVISTELSAAKATAARRTFAETGLDDVITVLEGDARDTLAAVAGSADFVLLDGWKDLCLPVLRLLEPRLAPGTLVVADDVDLEDLAPYLDYVRDPSNGYQSVTFPVEDGMEISCRL; from the coding sequence ATGACAACCACCGGTACTCCCGTGAACACCCTCGAAGACCCCCGCGTCGCCGCCGCCCTCGCCCGGATGTTCCGGCACGCCGAGCAGGACGAGGAGACCAGCAGGCGGATCCGGGCGGCACTGCCCGAGGGCTCCGCGCCCCTCGGCCCGCAGGAGCAGGCCGATGCCAAAGCGGAGGTGTACATGCCGATCTCGGCCCAGGGCGGCCGCCTCCTCTACAACCTGATCCGGGCCGTCCGCCCCGCCACCGTCGTCGAGTTCGGCACGTCCTTCGGCATCTCCACCCTCCATCTCGCCGCCGCGGTGCGCGACAACGGAACAGGGCGGGTGATCAGCACGGAACTGAGCGCCGCCAAGGCCACGGCGGCCCGCCGGACATTCGCCGAGACGGGGCTCGACGACGTGATCACCGTGCTCGAAGGAGACGCCCGCGACACGCTCGCCGCCGTCGCCGGCTCCGCGGACTTCGTCCTCCTCGACGGCTGGAAGGACCTGTGTCTGCCCGTCCTGCGACTCCTCGAACCGCGCCTCGCGCCCGGCACCCTCGTCGTCGCCGACGACGTCGACCTGGAGGACCTCGCGCCCTACCTCGACTACGTCCGCGACCCGTCGAACGGCTACCAGAGCGTCACGTTCCCCGTGGAGGACGGCATGGAGATCAGCTGCCGCCTCTAG
- a CDS encoding bifunctional uroporphyrinogen-III C-methyltransferase/uroporphyrinogen-III synthase, giving the protein MNPTAPNLPAIPGHGHVTFLGAGPGDPGLLTLRAVEALARADVLVAEEDVLGVVRGHARANVSTPQLTVVDEASTAAGIPAIRDAANLVMEAARSGRRVVRAVAGDPGLDGWAGEEMLACAAEGIPFEVVPGVATAVGVPAYAGVPLRDAHGADVRFVDARTASSRCWTEVGASDATAVVTTTLDTVAAAAGELVSAGRKPDTPMTVTVAGTTTRQRTWSATLGTVAQVLKQAKVLPSPDGHQSVIAVVGERSAAAQRDQLAWFESKPLFGWRVLVPRTKEQSASLSDQLRSYGAVPHEVPTIAVEPPRTPQQMERAVKGLVTGRYEWIAFTSVNAVKAVREKFEEYGLDARAFAGIKVAAVGEQTAASLVEFGVKPDLVPSGEQSAAGLLEDWPPYDPVFDPIDRVFLPRADIATETLVAGLIELGWEVDDVTAYRTVRASPPPADTREAIKGGGFDAVLFTSSSTVRNLVGIAGKPHNVTVIACIGPATAKTAEEHGLRVDVMAPEPSVHKLAEALAEFGAARRDAAKEAGEVPCRPSERRPGGRRRRTT; this is encoded by the coding sequence ATGAACCCCACCGCCCCGAACCTTCCCGCCATTCCCGGACACGGGCACGTCACCTTCCTGGGTGCCGGGCCCGGCGATCCGGGGCTGCTCACACTGCGCGCCGTCGAGGCGCTCGCTCGTGCGGACGTACTCGTCGCCGAGGAGGATGTGCTCGGTGTCGTACGCGGGCATGCGCGCGCGAACGTAAGCACGCCTCAGCTGACGGTTGTTGACGAAGCGTCAACAGCCGCCGGTATCCCGGCCATCCGAGATGCCGCCAATCTTGTCATGGAGGCCGCGAGGTCCGGCAGGCGGGTCGTCCGTGCTGTCGCCGGTGACCCCGGGCTCGACGGGTGGGCGGGCGAGGAGATGCTCGCCTGCGCCGCCGAGGGGATTCCCTTCGAGGTCGTACCGGGTGTGGCGACGGCGGTGGGCGTGCCCGCGTACGCCGGTGTGCCGCTGCGTGACGCGCACGGTGCCGATGTGCGGTTCGTGGATGCGCGTACGGCTTCCAGCCGCTGCTGGACGGAGGTCGGCGCGAGCGATGCGACGGCCGTCGTCACCACGACGCTGGACACCGTGGCCGCGGCCGCCGGTGAGCTGGTCTCCGCCGGGCGCAAGCCCGACACCCCGATGACCGTGACGGTCGCGGGCACCACGACCCGGCAGCGGACGTGGTCCGCGACGCTGGGTACGGTCGCCCAGGTGCTGAAGCAGGCCAAGGTGCTCCCTTCGCCGGACGGGCACCAGTCGGTCATAGCCGTGGTCGGTGAGCGCAGTGCCGCTGCCCAGCGCGACCAGCTCGCGTGGTTCGAGTCGAAGCCGCTCTTCGGGTGGCGGGTGCTGGTTCCGCGTACGAAGGAGCAGTCGGCTTCGCTCTCCGACCAGTTGCGGAGCTATGGGGCGGTGCCTCATGAGGTGCCGACGATCGCTGTTGAGCCGCCCAGGACGCCGCAGCAGATGGAGCGGGCGGTCAAGGGGCTCGTCACCGGTCGGTACGAGTGGATCGCTTTCACGAGTGTCAACGCCGTGAAGGCGGTGCGTGAGAAGTTCGAGGAGTACGGGCTCGACGCGCGGGCCTTCGCCGGGATCAAGGTCGCGGCGGTGGGCGAGCAGACCGCTGCCTCGCTGGTGGAGTTCGGGGTCAAGCCCGATCTGGTGCCGAGCGGTGAGCAGTCGGCTGCGGGCTTGTTGGAGGACTGGCCGCCGTACGACCCGGTCTTCGACCCGATCGACCGTGTCTTCCTGCCGCGTGCGGACATCGCGACCGAGACGCTGGTCGCGGGGCTCATCGAGCTCGGGTGGGAGGTCGACGACGTCACGGCTTATCGGACCGTGCGTGCTTCGCCGCCGCCGGCCGATACGCGTGAGGCCATCAAGGGCGGGGGATTCGACGCTGTTCTCTTCACGTCGTCGAGCACTGTGCGGAACCTGGTGGGCATTGCGGGCAAGCCGCACAACGTGACGGTCATTGCCTGTATTGGTCCTGCTACGGCGAAGACCGCAGAGGAGCACGGGCTGCGGGTCGACGTCATGGCGCCCGAGCCGTCCGTGCACAAGCTGGCCGAGGCCCTCGCGGAGTTCGGCGCGGCGCGCCGGGACGCGGCGAAGGAAGCGGGCGAGGTGCCGTGCAGGCCGAGCGAGCGGCGCCCCGGGGGGCGTCGGCGGCGTACGACCTGA
- a CDS encoding glutamyl-tRNA reductase produces MSLLVVGLSHRSAPVSVLERASLSADAQAKLLQDTLASEPAVEAAVLATCNRIELYADVDKFHAGVAELSTLLAQHSGVGLDELTPYLYVHYEDRAVHHLFSVACGLDSMVVGEGQILGQIKDGLARGQELHTAGRLLNDLFQQALRVGKRAHSETGIDRAGQSLVTFGLQQLSDGAEVADWAKGKRALVIGAGSMSSLAAATIARAGVAEIAVANRTLTRAERLAEILGSAGTGVVARAIPMEDVRDELSRADVVISCTGATGLVLTADAVAEVLGQDSVPAARPSVPAPGREARADAMEQHGAWAEEVAPAVRERAAAAGGPVRLALLDLAMPRDIDGAVHHLEGVRLVDIESLADASADAPMAADVDAVRAIVSDEVAAFGAAQRAAHITPTVVALRTMAAGVVAGEIARLDGRLPDLDDKQRAEITQTVRRVVDKLLHAPTVRVKQLASEPGGAGYADALRELFDLDPQTVAAVSRADLTELTDLKTADLKNRGQA; encoded by the coding sequence ATGAGTCTTCTGGTCGTCGGGCTGAGTCACCGCAGTGCGCCCGTGAGCGTGCTGGAGCGGGCGTCTCTCTCCGCTGATGCGCAGGCCAAGCTGTTGCAGGACACGCTCGCTTCGGAGCCCGCGGTCGAGGCCGCGGTGCTCGCGACGTGCAACCGCATCGAGCTCTACGCCGACGTGGACAAGTTCCATGCGGGTGTTGCCGAACTGTCGACGCTGCTCGCCCAGCACAGCGGGGTGGGGCTCGACGAGCTCACTCCGTATCTCTATGTGCACTACGAGGACCGCGCCGTCCACCACCTCTTCTCGGTGGCCTGCGGGCTCGACTCCATGGTCGTCGGCGAGGGGCAGATCCTCGGGCAGATCAAGGACGGTCTGGCGCGCGGGCAGGAACTGCACACCGCCGGGCGGCTGTTGAACGACCTCTTCCAGCAGGCACTGCGCGTCGGCAAGCGCGCGCACTCCGAGACCGGCATCGACCGGGCGGGCCAGTCGCTGGTCACCTTCGGTCTTCAGCAGCTCTCCGATGGTGCTGAAGTGGCTGACTGGGCCAAGGGGAAGCGCGCGCTGGTGATCGGCGCGGGCTCCATGTCCTCACTGGCCGCCGCGACGATCGCCCGCGCGGGGGTGGCTGAAATCGCCGTCGCCAACCGGACGTTGACACGTGCCGAGCGGCTCGCGGAGATCCTCGGGTCCGCCGGCACGGGAGTTGTGGCGCGCGCCATCCCGATGGAGGACGTACGGGACGAGCTGTCCCGCGCCGACGTCGTCATCTCCTGTACGGGCGCGACCGGCCTCGTACTGACCGCGGACGCGGTGGCAGAGGTGCTCGGCCAGGACTCCGTACCGGCCGCGCGGCCTTCGGTGCCTGCGCCGGGCCGTGAGGCTCGCGCCGACGCGATGGAGCAGCACGGCGCGTGGGCCGAGGAGGTTGCCCCCGCCGTACGGGAGCGGGCTGCCGCCGCGGGCGGGCCCGTACGGCTCGCGCTGCTCGACCTCGCCATGCCGCGTGACATCGACGGTGCCGTGCACCACCTCGAGGGTGTGCGGCTCGTCGACATCGAGTCGCTCGCCGATGCTTCCGCCGACGCCCCGATGGCCGCCGACGTGGACGCCGTGCGCGCCATCGTCTCCGACGAGGTCGCCGCCTTCGGCGCCGCTCAGCGCGCCGCGCACATCACCCCGACCGTCGTCGCCCTGCGCACCATGGCCGCCGGCGTCGTCGCCGGTGAGATCGCGCGGCTCGACGGGCGCCTTCCCGACCTGGACGACAAGCAGCGCGCCGAGATCACGCAGACCGTGCGCCGCGTCGTCGACAAGCTCCTGCACGCGCCCACCGTGCGGGTGAAGCAGCTCGCGAGCGAGCCCGGCGGCGCCGGGTACGCGGACGCGCTGCGTGAACTCTTCGACCTCGACCCGCAGACGGTCGCCGCCGTCAGCCGGGCGGATCTGACAGAGCTGACCGACCTGAAGACCGCTGATTTGAAGAACCGAGGGCAGGCATGA
- a CDS encoding MarR family winged helix-turn-helix transcriptional regulator: MAEGAGADGRGFELPLLLFAGFRSLLDELHAELAREGHAGVRPAYGFALQAVGIGGATASEMGRRLGVSKQAAGKTVDRLEALGYVERTDDPADGRRKVVRLTGRGIDVLVRSAVIFDRLHAEWARKLGVGRLAEVEGALREAVPGDFFRLDAASWFSGEGR, from the coding sequence ATGGCTGAGGGCGCGGGAGCGGACGGGCGCGGCTTCGAGCTGCCGCTGTTGCTGTTCGCCGGATTCCGGTCGCTGCTCGACGAGTTGCACGCGGAGCTGGCCCGGGAGGGGCACGCGGGTGTCCGGCCCGCGTACGGGTTCGCGCTGCAGGCGGTCGGGATCGGCGGGGCCACGGCGAGCGAGATGGGGCGGCGGCTCGGGGTGTCGAAGCAGGCCGCGGGCAAGACCGTGGACCGGCTGGAGGCGCTCGGGTATGTGGAGCGGACCGACGACCCCGCCGACGGGCGCCGGAAGGTGGTGCGGCTGACCGGGCGCGGGATCGACGTGCTGGTGAGGTCGGCGGTGATCTTCGACCGGCTGCACGCGGAGTGGGCGCGGAAGCTGGGCGTGGGGCGGCTGGCGGAAGTGGAGGGGGCGCTGCGGGAGGCCGTGCCGGGGGACTTCTTCCGGCTGGACGCGGCGAGCTGGTTCTCGGGTGAGGGGAGGTAG
- a CDS encoding glutaredoxin family protein: MSPLLRRAKKNPGERVVTLIGKSGCHLCDDAREVVSRVCGEVGAGWEEKSIEEDAELYREYWEQIPVVLIDGEQHTFWRVDADRLRRALGA; the protein is encoded by the coding sequence ATGAGTCCCTTGCTGCGGCGTGCCAAGAAGAACCCCGGTGAGCGTGTGGTCACCTTGATCGGGAAGAGCGGGTGTCATCTCTGCGACGACGCGCGTGAGGTCGTCTCCCGGGTGTGCGGGGAAGTGGGCGCCGGCTGGGAGGAGAAGAGCATCGAGGAGGACGCGGAGCTCTACCGGGAGTACTGGGAGCAGATCCCCGTCGTACTCATTGATGGGGAGCAGCACACCTTCTGGCGGGTCGATGCCGATCGGCTTCGACGCGCACTGGGGGCTTAA